One genomic segment of Nothobranchius furzeri strain GRZ-AD chromosome 10, NfurGRZ-RIMD1, whole genome shotgun sequence includes these proteins:
- the LOC129152395 gene encoding dickkopf-related protein 1 produces the protein MMWTYRSFLCVSLVCGLALDSNTIRSSKEATLQNSELQRGGCSNRAQRRPTSMDRHQNSDRYADDRGLNRTRAPEMSGCVRSGDCAAGLCCVRYLTGKRCQSIPVEGEACLLRGPTKLRRNLGRCDCAAGLSCAAVGRAEPGKSKRQGVCVTRPKQAQRKTRHSGRKRTEELRC, from the exons ATGATGTGGACGTACCGCAGCTTCCTGTGTGTGTCTCTGGTTTGTGGTCTAGCTCTGGACTCCAACACCATCAGATCCTCTAAAGAGGCGACGCTCCAGAACTCCGAGCTGCAG AGGGGGGGCTGCAGTAACCGGGCTCAGAGGAGACCGACCAGCATGGACCGACACCAGAACTCGGACAGATATGCAGATGATCGTGGACTCAACCGGACTAGAG CTCCAGAGATGTCTGGATGTGTGCGGTCAGGCGACTGTGCTGCGGGGCTCTGCTGCGTCCGGTACCTGACCGGGAAACGGTGCCAGAGCATTCCCGTGGAGGGCGAGGCATGCCTGCTGCGGGGGCCCACCAAGCTCAGGAGGAACCTGGGCCGCTGCGACTGTGCCGCCGGCCTCTCCTGCGCCGCTGTGGGCCGAGCCGAACCGGGCAAAAGCAAGCGCCAGGGGGTGTGCGTGACCAGGCCCAAACAGGCCCAGAGGAAGACGAGACATTCTGGGAGGAAGAGGACTGAGGAGCTGCGCTGCTGA